DNA sequence from the Atribacterota bacterium genome:
TCCGGATACCGCTACAATTAAGAATGCATTAAGAAGAAAGGGAAAATGAATTACAGTGTTGGAGATAGTAAAAAGAATATAAATATAGATGAAGAAACTATTATCAGGTATCGCCCATTAGTCAAATCTATTGCTCATAAATATTATAATTCAGGAGAGCCTATTGAGGATTTAGAACAGATTGCCTACATCGGGTTAATAAATGCATTAAATCTATTTGAAGAAAAAAAGGGAGTAAAGTTTGAAACATATGCTACCTGGCTGATAAATGGAGAAATACGCCATTATATCCGGGACAAGCATACTATTGTGAATATACCTCACTGGGTAAAAGAGTATAATAGGAAAATAGATAAATTTACTACAAAGTTCAGGAAAAAGTTTAATAGGTTTCCCTCGATTGAGGAAATTTCAGAACATTTCAATATTACCGAAGAAGGTATAAAAGAAATATTAAAAGGTCGTGATTCAGTACAGGTAGTTTCCCTGGATAGTAAGTTGCGCAATGGCGAATATGAAAACATGCCAATGTTAGATCAAGTCAAAAGTAAAGATTATCAATCTTTTAGGCTGCCGGTAGAAGATATTATCCAGTTAAAAAAAGCATTCAGCGGTCTCAAAAAAATCCAGCAGGATGTTATTTATTACCTGTTTGTAAGGGATTTTACCCAGACCAGTACTGCAAAAGAACTTGGTCTCACACAAAGGCAGGTATCCCGGGTAAAACAAGCAGCATTGGAAGAAATGAAAAAAAATTTTTAGATATAGAAGGAGCCATATAAAATGTTAGGGAAAAAGACTGTAGTCAGGTTTAATGACGGTAAAGTCCTGAAGGGGTTTACCACAGATTTTCATCCGAACAATAATATTTTCCACATACAACCTGTTAAACATGATGAGGTTGGACAAGGGGAACCACAGGTAGAGGTTGATATGAATGATATAAAAGCAGTCTTCTTTGTAAAGGATTTTCTGGGTAATAAAGAGTACAAGAAAGTGAGAACATTTGAAGGGTATGATAAAGCTCCTCTCTCTCAGCGCAAAATTATTATTATTTTTAAAGACGGAGAAAACTTTTACGGAACTACCCATAGCTATTCACCTGAACGTAACGGTTTTTTTGTTTTTCCGATAGACGAGCAGGATAATAGTGACCGCGTATTTGTTCCATCCACCTCGCTTCAAAAAGTCCATGTAAAAAAGTTCAACAGCGAAGACTTCGACATTTATCTGTATGAAAATTAATACCGTATACCGTATTAAGTATATCGTATATCGTAAAAGATATTAAAATATTGAAAAAATTAAATATAACAATAAAG
Encoded proteins:
- a CDS encoding sigma-70 family RNA polymerase sigma factor, whose amino-acid sequence is MNYSVGDSKKNINIDEETIIRYRPLVKSIAHKYYNSGEPIEDLEQIAYIGLINALNLFEEKKGVKFETYATWLINGEIRHYIRDKHTIVNIPHWVKEYNRKIDKFTTKFRKKFNRFPSIEEISEHFNITEEGIKEILKGRDSVQVVSLDSKLRNGEYENMPMLDQVKSKDYQSFRLPVEDIIQLKKAFSGLKKIQQDVIYYLFVRDFTQTSTAKELGLTQRQVSRVKQAALEEMKKNF